Proteins encoded by one window of Collimonas fungivorans:
- a CDS encoding S53 family peptidase: MKSKASAAKAGDSAVPRVSALALALSLACIGMAAQAATDTSTWVSTKTEAFLPRVQTHDSAGVAVTADQVATDMAQGEEKSVTVSLQLRNKAQLDNFVKELYTPGSAVYHKFLTPAQFAEQYSPTQAQVDAVSAHLSKAGFRNISVSSNRLLVSADGTAATIKQAFNTSLKRFTHEGRNVYANEAAAQVPPELATIVGSVLGLQNAAIHHVTHSGVHGAQKSIVQAAAGTETSHTPVQYPGIYNAVTTPAASNAVVGTISEGNMTYTLNDFQTFLSNNPSLPKLTPTVVYVGTESSDESGEVEWALDSQVIYGAAGGVKQLIFYTASSMEDAPLTAAYNAAVTANVASVVNVSLGECEASAKSSGSQAADDAVFEQGVAQGITFSVASGDAGPYNCDTDSQGNPGVANTTTKKKTYDVSEPASSPYVVAVGGTALFTTSAGAYNGQAVWNEGTASTGDGSAVRIWSTGGGFSKYETAPSWQTSSIVGTGHTTRGLPDIVFDAASASGTYIYITASNNGGTAAGVVGGTSMAAPMFAGFWSRLESAHGNNLGFPSSALYAAIPSNANLVFPVTSATVDGDAVNYNGWSTTYPGMKAAASGWSAATGFGSLNVDNLNAYIAANPTVFPAK; the protein is encoded by the coding sequence ATGAAATCGAAGGCATCAGCAGCAAAAGCAGGGGACTCCGCAGTCCCGCGCGTCTCAGCACTGGCTCTGGCACTCTCCCTGGCGTGTATCGGCATGGCGGCGCAAGCGGCCACCGATACTTCAACCTGGGTATCGACCAAGACCGAGGCGTTCCTGCCGCGGGTTCAGACTCATGACAGCGCCGGCGTTGCGGTTACCGCGGACCAGGTTGCTACCGACATGGCGCAGGGCGAAGAGAAGAGCGTCACCGTCAGCCTGCAGTTGCGCAACAAGGCGCAGCTGGACAACTTCGTCAAAGAACTCTATACGCCAGGCAGCGCGGTGTATCACAAGTTCCTGACGCCGGCCCAGTTCGCCGAGCAGTATTCGCCGACGCAAGCGCAAGTGGATGCCGTCAGCGCGCACTTGAGCAAAGCCGGCTTCAGGAATATCAGCGTCAGCTCGAACCGCCTGCTGGTGAGCGCCGACGGTACCGCCGCCACCATCAAGCAAGCCTTCAACACTTCCTTGAAACGCTTTACGCATGAAGGCCGCAATGTGTACGCCAACGAAGCGGCAGCCCAGGTTCCACCGGAACTGGCGACTATCGTCGGCTCGGTGCTGGGCCTGCAGAATGCAGCGATCCACCATGTCACGCACAGCGGCGTGCATGGCGCGCAGAAGAGCATCGTGCAAGCTGCCGCCGGTACGGAAACATCGCATACGCCGGTGCAGTATCCGGGGATCTATAACGCCGTCACCACGCCTGCCGCTTCCAACGCGGTGGTCGGCACGATCTCCGAAGGCAACATGACGTATACCCTGAACGATTTCCAGACCTTCCTCAGCAATAATCCGAGCCTGCCGAAACTGACGCCTACCGTGGTCTATGTCGGTACCGAAAGCTCTGACGAATCCGGCGAAGTCGAATGGGCGCTGGACAGCCAGGTGATCTACGGCGCTGCGGGCGGCGTCAAGCAACTGATTTTCTACACTGCCAGCTCGATGGAAGATGCACCGCTGACTGCTGCCTATAACGCTGCCGTGACTGCCAATGTCGCCAGCGTGGTCAACGTCTCGCTGGGCGAATGTGAAGCTTCGGCCAAGTCATCCGGTTCGCAAGCGGCCGACGATGCCGTGTTTGAACAAGGCGTGGCGCAAGGGATCACCTTCTCGGTTGCCTCCGGCGACGCCGGTCCTTACAACTGCGATACCGATTCCCAAGGCAATCCTGGCGTGGCCAACACCACCACCAAGAAAAAAACCTATGACGTCAGCGAGCCTGCCAGTTCGCCTTATGTGGTTGCGGTAGGCGGCACGGCGCTGTTCACTACTTCGGCCGGCGCCTACAACGGCCAGGCTGTGTGGAATGAAGGCACCGCCTCGACCGGCGACGGTAGCGCCGTGCGTATCTGGTCCACTGGCGGCGGCTTCAGCAAATATGAAACCGCGCCAAGCTGGCAGACTTCGAGCATTGTCGGCACTGGCCATACTACGCGTGGCCTGCCTGACATCGTGTTTGATGCGGCGTCGGCCAGCGGCACCTATATCTACATCACTGCTTCGAACAACGGCGGCACCGCAGCCGGCGTGGTTGGCGGCACCAGCATGGCGGCGCCGATGTTCGCCGGCTTCTGGTCGCGCCTGGAATCGGCGCATGGCAATAACCTGGGTTTCCCTAGCTCGGCGCTGTATGCGGCCATTCCCTCGAATGCGAATCTGGTCTTCCCTGTGACCAGTGCAACCGTGGATGGCGATGCGGTCAACTACAACGGCTGGAGCACGACCTATCCAGGAATGAAAGCTGCTGCATCGGGATGGAGCGCGGCAACAGGCTTCGGCAGTTTGAACGTCGACAACCTGAACGCCTACATCGCAGCCAACCCAACGGTTTTCCCGGCCAAATAA
- the gabD gene encoding NADP-dependent succinate-semialdehyde dehydrogenase — MMQLKDPSLFRQQAYVNGEWCSADSGATHPVTNPATGETIGSVPLMGAAETRRAIAAADEAWRQWRRKTAKERSIVLRKWNDLMLANLDDLALIMTVEQGKPLAEAKGEIAYAASFIEWFGEEGKRAGGDTIPSPSPGSRIVVVKEPIGVCAAITPWNFPAAMITRKAGPALAAGCTMVLKPAESTPFSALALAVLAERAGIPAGVFSVVTGSAREIGAEMTSNPVVRKLTFTGSTGVGRLLMEQCAATIKKLSLELGGNAPFIVFDDADLDAAVEGAMASKYRNAGQTCVCANRLYVQDGIYDAFAEKLVAAVAKLKVGDGQQEGVTQGPLIDQKAVAKVEQHIADAVSKGARVLAGGKRHALGQSFFEPTVLADVTSDMMVAREETFGPMAPLFRFKTDDEVLALANDTEFGLASYFYSRDIGRIWRIAEGLESGMVGINTGLISNEVAPFGGVKQSGLGREGSKYGIEDYQVIKYLCMGGI; from the coding sequence ATGATGCAATTAAAAGATCCTTCATTATTCCGTCAGCAAGCCTATGTCAACGGCGAGTGGTGCAGCGCCGACAGCGGCGCTACCCATCCCGTGACCAATCCGGCTACCGGCGAAACCATAGGCAGCGTGCCGCTGATGGGCGCCGCCGAAACCAGACGCGCGATCGCCGCCGCCGATGAAGCCTGGCGCCAGTGGCGGCGCAAGACCGCCAAGGAACGCAGCATCGTCCTGCGCAAATGGAACGACCTGATGCTGGCCAACCTGGACGACCTGGCGCTGATCATGACCGTCGAACAAGGCAAGCCGCTGGCCGAGGCCAAGGGAGAAATCGCCTACGCCGCGTCGTTCATCGAATGGTTTGGGGAAGAGGGCAAGCGCGCCGGCGGCGATACCATTCCTTCGCCGTCGCCGGGCTCGCGGATCGTGGTGGTGAAAGAACCGATCGGCGTTTGCGCCGCGATCACGCCGTGGAATTTCCCGGCTGCGATGATCACCCGCAAGGCCGGCCCGGCGCTGGCGGCTGGCTGCACCATGGTGCTCAAGCCGGCCGAATCGACGCCGTTCTCGGCGCTGGCGCTGGCGGTGCTGGCCGAGCGCGCCGGCATTCCCGCCGGCGTGTTCAGCGTGGTGACCGGCTCCGCGCGTGAAATCGGCGCGGAAATGACCAGCAACCCCGTGGTGCGCAAGCTGACGTTTACCGGCTCGACCGGCGTCGGCCGTTTGCTGATGGAACAGTGCGCCGCCACCATCAAGAAACTGTCGCTGGAACTGGGCGGCAACGCGCCGTTCATCGTGTTCGACGACGCCGACCTGGATGCAGCGGTGGAAGGCGCCATGGCTTCCAAATACCGCAACGCCGGCCAGACCTGCGTCTGCGCCAACCGCCTGTATGTGCAAGACGGCATCTACGATGCCTTCGCCGAAAAACTGGTGGCCGCGGTAGCCAAGCTGAAGGTCGGCGATGGCCAGCAGGAAGGTGTCACGCAAGGTCCGCTGATCGATCAGAAGGCAGTCGCCAAGGTCGAGCAGCATATCGCCGATGCGGTATCGAAAGGCGCGCGCGTCCTGGCCGGCGGCAAGCGCCATGCGCTCGGCCAGAGCTTCTTCGAGCCGACCGTGCTGGCCGACGTCACCTCCGACATGATGGTGGCGCGCGAAGAAACCTTCGGCCCGATGGCGCCCCTGTTCCGCTTCAAGACCGACGACGAAGTGCTGGCGCTGGCCAACGATACCGAATTTGGCCTCGCCAGCTATTTCTACTCACGCGATATCGGCCGCATCTGGCGCATTGCCGAAGGCCTGGAAAGCGGCATGGTCGGCATCAACACCGGCCTGATTTCCAATGAAGTCGCACCATTCGGAGGCGTCAAGCAATCCGGCCTGGGGCGCGAGGGATCGAAGTACGGCATCGAGGATTACCAGGTGATCAAATATCTGTGCATGGGCGGGATCTGA
- a CDS encoding ABC transporter permease: MKLLPQFPPYVSLTERVWFFFSRGFNLLVLLFLLLPILVIIPLSFSDSTFLVYPIHGFSMRWYQNLVQSDEWVSAAKNSFIVAPLATVLATILGTLAAVGLNKADFRGKGLLMAVLISPMVVPVVVVGVGVYLFFAQIGLSDSYTGLILAHAALGAPFVVTTVLATLQGFNQNLVRASLSLGANPLSTFFRITLPVIAPGLISGALFAFATSFDDVVVTLFVAGPGQATLPRQMFTGIKENISPTIAALATILIVFSTCLLLVLEWIRGRNKALAKF, translated from the coding sequence ATGAAACTGCTTCCGCAATTTCCCCCTTATGTTTCACTGACCGAACGCGTCTGGTTCTTTTTTTCGCGTGGCTTCAACCTGCTGGTGCTGCTGTTCCTGCTGTTGCCGATCCTGGTGATCATTCCGCTGTCGTTCAGCGACAGCACTTTCCTGGTGTATCCGATCCACGGCTTTTCCATGCGCTGGTATCAGAACCTGGTGCAGTCGGACGAGTGGGTCAGCGCCGCCAAGAACAGTTTCATCGTCGCGCCATTAGCTACCGTGCTGGCGACCATACTCGGCACGCTGGCGGCGGTCGGCTTGAACAAGGCGGACTTCCGCGGCAAGGGTTTGCTGATGGCGGTGCTGATTTCGCCGATGGTGGTGCCGGTGGTGGTGGTCGGCGTCGGCGTTTATCTGTTCTTCGCACAGATCGGCCTGTCCGACAGCTACACTGGCCTGATCCTGGCGCATGCCGCGCTCGGCGCGCCGTTCGTGGTGACCACGGTGCTGGCGACGCTGCAAGGCTTCAACCAGAACCTGGTGCGCGCCAGCCTCAGCCTGGGCGCCAATCCGCTCTCTACTTTTTTCCGGATTACCCTACCGGTGATTGCACCGGGCCTGATTTCCGGCGCCCTATTCGCCTTCGCCACCTCGTTCGACGATGTAGTGGTAACCTTGTTTGTAGCCGGCCCCGGCCAAGCCACCTTGCCGCGCCAGATGTTCACCGGCATCAAGGAAAACATCAGCCCGACCATCGCCGCGCTGGCCACCATCCTGATCGTGTTTTCCACCTGCCTGCTGCTGGTGCTGGAATGGATACGCGGACGCAACAAGGCGCTCGCCAAATTCTAG
- a CDS encoding ABC transporter permease encodes MTSIASAGIGPATAPSASPQNSQLKRELRQAQFRKRAAALALIAPLAIFLLLTFLVPIAMLLKRAVENPEIATTLPHTVAALSNWDRKSAPPDAAYAGLAGDLLQAKENSAAGSLARRLNSEISGARSIIMKTARALPLLDADGKPLPPAQIKQALIDIDEQWAQLPYWQAIAKNGAAYSPYYLLAALDLKQDAFGHIEKADPSASVYQKIFGRTFWMGLVATLACLALGYPLAYWLSTMSERRANLFMILVLIPFWTSILVRVAAWIVLLQSEGLVNKALMAGGLTQAPLELLFNRIGVYIAMTHILLPFMILPLYSVMKAIPPTYMRAAVSLGSHPFAAFWRVYVPQTYPGIGAGALLVFILSVGYYITPALLGGPNEQMVSYYIAYFTNVTINWGMACALGALLFAATLVLYGVYRRFTKNDVAMG; translated from the coding sequence ATGACTTCTATTGCATCTGCCGGCATCGGTCCTGCCACGGCGCCGTCCGCATCACCGCAGAATTCGCAGCTCAAGCGCGAACTGCGCCAGGCCCAGTTTCGCAAGCGCGCCGCCGCACTGGCGCTGATTGCGCCGCTGGCGATTTTCCTGCTGCTGACTTTCCTGGTGCCTATCGCCATGCTGCTCAAGCGCGCAGTGGAGAACCCGGAAATCGCTACGACATTGCCGCACACCGTAGCTGCATTGAGCAACTGGGACCGCAAGAGCGCGCCGCCGGATGCCGCTTATGCCGGACTGGCCGGCGACCTGCTGCAAGCCAAGGAAAACAGCGCCGCCGGCTCGCTGGCGCGCCGCCTCAATTCGGAAATTTCCGGCGCCCGTTCGATCATCATGAAAACCGCGCGCGCCTTGCCACTGCTGGATGCCGACGGCAAGCCGCTGCCGCCTGCGCAAATCAAGCAGGCGCTGATCGATATCGATGAACAATGGGCCCAGCTGCCTTACTGGCAGGCGATTGCCAAGAACGGTGCGGCGTATTCGCCGTACTACCTGCTGGCGGCGCTGGACCTGAAGCAGGACGCGTTCGGCCATATCGAAAAAGCCGATCCCAGCGCATCGGTGTACCAGAAGATTTTCGGCCGCACATTCTGGATGGGGCTGGTCGCCACCCTGGCTTGCCTGGCGCTCGGTTATCCGCTGGCGTACTGGCTGTCGACCATGTCGGAGCGGCGCGCCAACCTGTTCATGATCCTGGTGCTGATCCCGTTCTGGACTTCGATCCTGGTGCGGGTGGCGGCCTGGATCGTGCTGCTGCAGTCGGAAGGGCTGGTCAACAAGGCGCTGATGGCCGGCGGCCTGACGCAGGCGCCGCTGGAGCTGCTGTTCAACCGCATCGGTGTCTATATTGCGATGACGCACATCCTGCTGCCGTTCATGATCCTGCCGCTGTACAGCGTGATGAAGGCGATTCCGCCGACCTACATGCGGGCCGCGGTATCGCTCGGCAGCCATCCGTTCGCCGCGTTCTGGCGCGTGTATGTGCCGCAGACCTATCCGGGCATCGGCGCCGGCGCCTTGCTGGTGTTCATCCTGTCGGTCGGCTACTACATTACGCCGGCGCTGCTGGGCGGCCCGAATGAGCAGATGGTGAGTTATTACATCGCCTATTTCACCAATGTCACGATCAACTGGGGCATGGCTTGCGCGCTGGGCGCCCTGCTGTTTGCCGCGACGCTGGTGCTGTACGGCGTGTACCGCCGCTTCACCAAAAACGACGTGGCGATGGGATAA
- a CDS encoding ABC transporter substrate-binding protein, which translates to MKSIFKPVFTSIVLALAAVGMAQAAALTVVNFGGANGAAQKVAYIDPYAKASGDKITVVEFNGELAKVKAMVEAKKVSWDVVEVDAGDIGRACEEGLLEKIDFSKIGNKADFSPAAIHECGVGAFVWSTVLAYDADKLKTAPKTWADFWDTKKFPGKRAMKKGAEYTLEFALMADGVAPKDVYKLLGTKAGVDRAFKKLDELKPNIQWWEAGAQPPQFLVAGDVVMSTAFNGRIDAAQREGKNLKVSWIGSIYTLDFWVIPKGTPNKADAEKFIAFASKPDSQKAYASNISYGPVNNQALKLLDPKVLANLPTSPSNAKDALQLSLSFWTDHGEELEQRFTAWAAK; encoded by the coding sequence ATGAAGTCGATATTCAAACCTGTTTTTACCAGCATTGTATTGGCGCTGGCCGCAGTAGGCATGGCGCAGGCGGCAGCCCTGACGGTGGTCAATTTCGGCGGCGCCAACGGCGCGGCGCAGAAGGTGGCTTATATCGATCCTTATGCCAAGGCTAGCGGCGACAAGATCACGGTGGTCGAATTCAACGGCGAGCTGGCCAAGGTCAAAGCCATGGTCGAAGCCAAGAAAGTCAGCTGGGATGTAGTCGAAGTCGATGCCGGCGATATCGGCCGCGCCTGCGAAGAAGGACTGCTGGAAAAGATCGACTTCAGCAAGATCGGCAACAAGGCCGATTTCAGCCCTGCCGCCATCCATGAATGCGGCGTCGGCGCTTTCGTCTGGTCGACCGTGCTGGCCTACGATGCCGACAAGCTCAAGACCGCGCCGAAGACCTGGGCCGATTTCTGGGACACCAAGAAATTCCCTGGCAAGCGCGCCATGAAGAAGGGCGCTGAATATACGCTGGAATTTGCGCTGATGGCCGACGGCGTGGCGCCGAAAGACGTGTACAAACTGCTCGGCACCAAGGCCGGGGTCGACCGCGCCTTCAAGAAGCTGGACGAACTCAAGCCGAATATCCAGTGGTGGGAAGCCGGCGCGCAGCCGCCGCAATTCCTGGTGGCTGGCGATGTCGTGATGTCGACCGCGTTCAACGGCCGCATCGACGCCGCGCAACGGGAAGGCAAGAACCTGAAGGTGAGCTGGATCGGCAGCATCTATACGCTTGATTTCTGGGTGATTCCAAAGGGCACGCCGAACAAGGCCGACGCCGAGAAATTCATCGCCTTCGCCAGCAAGCCGGATTCGCAAAAGGCTTACGCCAGCAATATCTCCTACGGTCCGGTGAACAACCAGGCGCTCAAGCTGCTCGATCCGAAAGTGCTGGCCAATTTGCCGACTTCGCCGAGCAACGCCAAAGACGCGTTGCAACTGAGCCTGTCGTTCTGGACCGACCATGGCGAAGAGCTGGAGCAGCGTTTCACTGCCTGGGCCGCCAAGTAA